A genomic region of Pirellulales bacterium contains the following coding sequences:
- a CDS encoding 4Fe-4S dicluster domain-containing protein: MLKIIQERLRQGHRTSTFPKTAANVSDRFRGLPVIDAAKCEDGCRACAEACPTGAIEAADGRLRLDLGKCLFCVDCTQACPNGAVQYQPEYRLATRRREDLVIDGQRPLELAHELDERARRLFGRSLKLRQVSAGGCNGCEADTNVLTTLVFDLGRFGIDFVASPRHADGLLITGPVTENMREALLLTYEAVPPPKLVIAVGACAISGGPYIGHSVVNNGADSVLPVDLYVPGCPPHPWTILDGLLRLLGRLDSAHVAT, encoded by the coding sequence ATGTTGAAGATCATCCAAGAGCGACTGCGCCAGGGGCACCGCACGTCGACGTTTCCGAAGACCGCGGCCAACGTGTCGGACCGCTTCCGCGGACTGCCGGTGATCGACGCCGCGAAGTGCGAAGACGGTTGCCGGGCGTGCGCCGAAGCGTGTCCGACCGGGGCGATCGAGGCCGCCGACGGCCGGCTGCGGCTCGACCTGGGCAAGTGCCTGTTCTGCGTCGACTGCACGCAAGCGTGTCCCAATGGGGCGGTACAATACCAGCCTGAATATCGGCTGGCGACGCGCCGACGCGAAGACCTCGTGATCGATGGCCAGCGGCCGTTGGAGCTGGCCCACGAGCTCGACGAGCGCGCGCGGCGGCTGTTCGGACGGTCATTGAAGCTGCGTCAGGTGAGCGCGGGCGGGTGCAACGGCTGCGAGGCCGACACCAACGTGTTGACGACGTTGGTCTTCGACCTGGGCCGCTTCGGCATCGACTTCGTGGCCTCGCCGCGTCACGCCGACGGCCTGCTCATCACGGGTCCGGTGACGGAAAACATGCGCGAGGCGTTGCTGCTCACCTACGAGGCGGTGCCGCCGCCCAAGCTGGTGATCGCGGTGGGCGCCTGTGCGATTTCCGGCGGCCCCTACATCGGCCATTCGGTGGTCAACAACGGCGCGGACAGCGTACTGCCGGTCGATCTCTACGTGCCCGGTTGCCCGCCGCATCCGTGGACGATTCTCGACGGTCTGCTGCGGCTGCTCGGCCGGCTGGACAGCGCTCACGTGGCAACGTAG
- a CDS encoding NADH-quinone oxidoreductase subunit C, translating into MTTLAANAVGARPGETVRLADVPLLDIAGFRQNVADAVGGGSRISALFGRPIEQAARLYAVLADDEAGTWSVVSADVADEYPSLTPDCPQAHWFEREIAEQWGVLPHGHPWLKPIRFHPSYRAGHDAWSRAVGDKILPSVTDFFQVTGPEIHEVAVGPVHAGVIEPGHFRFQCNGEHVFHLEISLGYQHRGVERSLVGGPNQRTIHYMETLAGDTTIGHATAYCQAVEALARTAVPLRAEALRGVALELERLANHIGDLGALAGDVGFLPTASFNGRLRGDFLNATALVCGSRFGRGMVRPGGVMFDLDDARTQTLIERLTPALAEVYGSVELLWRSLSVQARFENTGVVSRETCDALGLVGVAARACGVYRDVRHDFPHGIFRFSQIPVSTCASGDVFARAYTRGLEVQRSGAFILEQLESLAGGPVRVEMGPLAPESLAVSFVEGWRGEICHVAITDADGRFAHYKVVDPSFHNWIGLAMALRDQQISDFPLCNKSFNLSYCGHDL; encoded by the coding sequence ATGACGACGCTTGCCGCCAACGCGGTCGGGGCCAGGCCGGGCGAGACGGTGCGCCTGGCCGACGTACCCTTGCTCGACATCGCCGGCTTTCGGCAGAACGTCGCCGACGCGGTCGGAGGCGGAAGCCGCATTTCGGCCCTGTTCGGCCGGCCGATCGAGCAAGCGGCGCGGCTGTATGCGGTGCTCGCCGACGACGAGGCCGGAACCTGGTCGGTCGTCTCCGCCGATGTCGCCGACGAGTATCCTTCGCTCACGCCCGACTGTCCGCAGGCGCATTGGTTCGAGCGCGAGATCGCCGAACAATGGGGCGTGCTGCCGCACGGCCATCCCTGGCTCAAGCCGATTCGTTTTCATCCGTCGTACCGCGCCGGGCACGATGCCTGGTCGCGGGCCGTCGGCGATAAGATTCTGCCGAGTGTCACCGACTTTTTTCAGGTCACCGGTCCGGAGATCCATGAGGTGGCCGTCGGGCCGGTACACGCGGGCGTGATCGAGCCGGGCCACTTTCGCTTCCAGTGCAACGGCGAGCACGTTTTTCACCTGGAGATTTCGCTCGGTTATCAGCACCGCGGCGTCGAGCGCTCGCTCGTCGGCGGCCCCAACCAGCGGACCATTCATTACATGGAGACGCTGGCCGGCGACACGACCATCGGGCACGCCACGGCCTACTGCCAGGCGGTGGAGGCGCTGGCCCGCACGGCGGTGCCCTTGCGGGCCGAGGCGCTGCGGGGCGTGGCCTTGGAGTTGGAACGGTTGGCCAACCACATAGGCGATCTGGGCGCTCTGGCCGGCGACGTCGGCTTCTTGCCCACCGCTTCCTTCAACGGCCGGCTGCGAGGCGACTTTCTCAACGCCACGGCGCTCGTTTGCGGCAGCCGCTTCGGCCGCGGCATGGTGCGGCCCGGCGGCGTCATGTTCGATCTCGACGACGCCCGCACGCAGACGCTGATCGAACGGCTGACGCCCGCCTTGGCCGAAGTGTACGGTTCGGTCGAGTTGCTTTGGCGGTCGCTCTCGGTGCAGGCGCGGTTCGAGAACACGGGCGTGGTGTCTCGCGAGACGTGCGACGCCTTGGGCCTGGTCGGCGTGGCGGCACGGGCCTGCGGCGTCTATCGCGACGTGCGGCACGACTTTCCGCACGGCATTTTTCGCTTCAGCCAGATTCCGGTGTCGACCTGCGCCAGCGGCGACGTGTTTGCCCGTGCTTATACCCGCGGACTTGAAGTTCAGCGGTCCGGTGCGTTTATCCTGGAGCAACTCGAATCGCTGGCCGGCGGTCCGGTCCGCGTCGAGATGGGGCCGCTGGCGCCGGAGTCGTTGGCCGTTTCGTTCGTGGAAGGGTGGCGGGGAGAGATTTGCCACGTGGCCATCACCGACGCCGACGGCCGCTTCGCGCATTACAAGGTCGTCGATCCGTCGTTCCACAACTGGATTGGCTTGGCGATGGCCTTGCGCGACCAGCAGATATCCGACTTTCCGCTGTGCAACAAGAGTTTTAATCTGTCCTATTGCGGACACGATTTATGA
- a CDS encoding PTS sugar transporter subunit IIA, whose product MQLTVHDVCRLMKVSERIVRRWVREEQLPAHRVGGRYHFNRSELFEWATLRKLTVAPELLEGDRVSAAQYDTLADALTAGGIFYQLPGQNVESALRAVVACMPLPEGFDREMLLNMFLSRERLGSTAVGDGIAIPHPRYPVVLSVPGPQVSLCYLEHAIDFAAGDGRAVDTLFVLVSPTARWHSRLLTQVARALGRPRFRRLVTRKAPAAEIIEAARAFQITGGGTNGSEGAAS is encoded by the coding sequence ATGCAACTGACTGTGCATGATGTTTGCCGGTTGATGAAAGTCAGCGAGCGGATCGTTCGCCGCTGGGTGCGCGAGGAGCAGCTTCCGGCCCACCGCGTCGGCGGCCGATACCACTTCAATCGCTCGGAACTGTTCGAGTGGGCCACGCTGCGCAAGCTGACGGTTGCGCCGGAGCTGCTCGAAGGCGATCGGGTCTCGGCCGCGCAGTACGACACGCTTGCCGATGCGCTGACCGCGGGCGGCATCTTCTACCAGCTTCCAGGCCAGAACGTCGAATCCGCGTTGCGCGCGGTGGTGGCCTGCATGCCGCTGCCCGAAGGTTTCGACCGTGAAATGTTGTTGAACATGTTCCTCTCGCGGGAGCGGCTCGGCTCGACCGCGGTGGGCGACGGCATCGCCATTCCGCATCCGCGTTATCCCGTGGTGCTCAGCGTACCGGGGCCGCAAGTGAGCCTCTGCTACCTCGAACACGCGATCGACTTTGCGGCGGGCGACGGCAGGGCCGTCGACACGTTGTTCGTGTTGGTCTCGCCGACGGCGCGCTGGCACTCACGGCTGCTCACTCAAGTGGCGCGCGCCTTGGGTCGTCCCCGGTTCCGCAGGCTCGTGACTCGCAAGGCGCCGGCCGCCGAAATTATCGAAGCAGCACGGGCCTTTCAGATCACCGGCGGTGGAACCAACGGGAGCGAGGGCGCAGCTTCATGA
- a CDS encoding SulP family inorganic anion transporter: protein MHGSVEAAPPVALEKPQNGLAGLKHWRYDLRSGFMVAMISLPFSMGIAITSGAPPVCGIVSAIIAGFLLPFLGGSYVTISGPAAGLAPAIYAGIAWMGGVYLGGEASNEEVMAAGYPLVLVAIAIAGLLQVVLAKLKVARLSAMFPAAAIEGMLMAIGLLIIVKQFPLLLGQKFEAHEFWEILAETPSKLSAMNVQVFGLGIACVATLFILSAVPGRLFKMLPPPVWVFFLGTLASRYLLNLAPENLINVPAAPLANGIVLPKFTTVFGDVRLWLPLGYMVVTLLLIDGTESLATINAVDKIDPFRRRSDPDRTLEAMGVSNVASSMLGGLTIIPGIVKSTANIIGGGRTQWANFYNACFLLFFLLFARTWINMVPTAVLASILVFIGFKLCRPKVWRHVAHIGAEQFFICAVTVFATVTTDLLIGVGIGIGLKLMLNLWYTGLHHNLFGADDATRPALPVRLVNLFRNPVGERACSDGVYNLFFDRPLVCFNLFHVIRELQRVPPEAQVAYLHLGQNVTLIDHTTSETLAHYMDEFNSRPGDFRLELMGLDQTRPLSRHKSSMRLRIPMTVGSGVTGDVAEPDDAGANLIGTAATLEAASPAGQGGHH, encoded by the coding sequence ATGCACGGTTCCGTGGAAGCCGCCCCGCCCGTCGCCCTGGAAAAACCGCAAAACGGCCTGGCCGGATTGAAGCACTGGCGCTACGACCTGCGCTCCGGCTTCATGGTGGCAATGATCTCGCTGCCGTTTTCGATGGGCATCGCCATCACGTCGGGGGCGCCACCGGTGTGCGGCATCGTTTCGGCCATCATCGCCGGCTTCCTGCTTCCTTTTCTAGGCGGGTCGTACGTCACGATCAGCGGCCCGGCCGCGGGACTGGCGCCCGCGATTTACGCCGGCATCGCCTGGATGGGCGGAGTTTACTTGGGCGGCGAAGCTTCCAACGAGGAGGTGATGGCGGCGGGGTATCCTCTGGTGCTGGTCGCCATCGCGATTGCCGGCCTGTTGCAGGTCGTGCTCGCCAAGCTCAAGGTGGCGCGGCTCAGCGCCATGTTCCCCGCCGCCGCCATCGAAGGGATGCTGATGGCGATCGGACTGCTGATTATCGTCAAGCAATTCCCGCTGTTGCTGGGACAGAAATTCGAGGCCCACGAGTTCTGGGAAATCCTGGCTGAAACTCCCTCGAAGCTGAGCGCGATGAACGTTCAGGTGTTCGGACTCGGCATCGCCTGCGTGGCGACGCTGTTCATTCTTTCGGCCGTGCCGGGGCGTTTATTCAAGATGTTGCCGCCGCCGGTGTGGGTGTTCTTTTTGGGCACGCTTGCCAGCCGGTATCTTCTCAACCTGGCGCCGGAAAACTTGATCAACGTACCCGCCGCTCCGCTGGCCAACGGCATCGTGCTGCCCAAGTTCACGACGGTCTTCGGCGACGTTCGCCTTTGGCTCCCCTTGGGATACATGGTGGTCACACTGCTGTTGATCGACGGCACGGAGTCGTTGGCGACGATCAACGCGGTCGACAAGATCGATCCCTTCCGCCGGCGGTCGGACCCCGACCGCACGCTGGAAGCCATGGGCGTTTCCAACGTCGCCTCCAGCATGCTCGGCGGACTGACGATCATCCCCGGCATCGTCAAGAGCACGGCCAACATCATCGGCGGCGGCCGCACGCAATGGGCCAACTTTTACAACGCCTGCTTCCTGCTGTTCTTCTTGTTGTTCGCGCGCACCTGGATCAACATGGTGCCGACGGCCGTCTTGGCGTCGATCCTGGTGTTCATCGGCTTCAAGCTTTGCCGGCCCAAAGTGTGGCGGCACGTGGCGCATATCGGCGCCGAGCAGTTCTTCATCTGCGCGGTCACCGTCTTCGCCACCGTGACCACCGACTTGCTGATCGGCGTGGGCATCGGCATCGGCCTGAAGCTGATGCTGAACCTTTGGTACACGGGGCTGCACCACAACTTATTCGGTGCGGACGACGCCACCCGGCCGGCACTGCCCGTGCGTCTGGTGAACTTGTTCCGTAATCCCGTGGGCGAGCGCGCCTGCTCCGACGGAGTCTATAACCTCTTCTTCGATCGCCCGCTGGTGTGCTTCAACCTGTTTCACGTGATCCGCGAGTTGCAGCGTGTGCCGCCGGAGGCGCAGGTGGCTTACCTGCACTTGGGCCAGAATGTGACGCTCATCGATCACACCACTTCGGAAACGCTGGCGCATTACATGGACGAGTTCAATTCGCGGCCGGGCGATTTCCGCCTGGAGCTCATGGGCCTGGATCAAACGCGTCCCTTGTCAAGGCACAAGAGCAGCATGCGGCTGCGCATTCCCATGACGGTCGGCAGCGGCGTCACCGGCGACGTCGCCGAACCGGACGACGCGGGCGCCAACTTGATCGGGACCGCGGCGACTTTGGAAGCCGCGTCGCCCGCCGGCCAAGGCGGTCATCACTAG
- a CDS encoding type II toxin-antitoxin system PemK/MazF family toxin has translation MAAQPTIRPGTIILAQVNDPTGKPAREHFAVVLNSQAEIEAGEDLRVAVCTTSFETPLRSGWFAIPTKPGGHAITGLGEACVVKATWLQVVPQANVIKVRGRAPAAIVRQIRNWLADKERAVKGDKNKPAE, from the coding sequence GTGGCAGCGCAGCCAACCATTCGCCCAGGAACGATCATCCTGGCTCAGGTCAACGACCCGACCGGAAAACCCGCGCGCGAACACTTCGCCGTCGTGCTGAACTCGCAGGCCGAAATCGAGGCTGGCGAAGATCTGCGAGTTGCCGTCTGCACCACGAGTTTCGAGACGCCGCTTCGCTCCGGGTGGTTTGCGATTCCGACAAAACCCGGCGGCCACGCGATCACGGGACTCGGCGAAGCCTGCGTGGTCAAGGCAACTTGGCTGCAAGTGGTTCCACAAGCGAATGTCATCAAGGTCCGCGGACGCGCACCCGCTGCCATCGTGCGGCAGATCCGCAATTGGCTGGCCGACAAAGAACGTGCCGTCAAGGGCGATAAGAACAAGCCGGCAGAATAG
- a CDS encoding RimK family alpha-L-glutamate ligase, producing MHIAVLASPDSWYLTDLNRAAAGRHELVPVTFAELAATLSCTGASVASGLTRLEAMDAVLVRTMPPGSLEQVVFRMDALARLEAAGTLVLNPPKAVEAAVDKYLTSARLLAAGLTIPRTTVCQTADAAMAAFADLGGDVVLKPLFGAEGRGITRLNDEALALRAFKMLEQLGAVLYLQEFLAHEGADLRLLVIGQRVLGMRRRNPLDWRTNVSRGATAEPLEVTPELAELAHRAASAVGAPLAGVDLLPGTDGRLYAIEVNAVPGWKALARALNVDVAAMILDYLATRV from the coding sequence ATGCACATCGCCGTCTTGGCCTCGCCCGATAGCTGGTATCTCACGGATTTGAATCGCGCCGCCGCCGGCCGGCACGAGCTGGTGCCGGTGACATTCGCCGAGTTGGCGGCGACGCTTTCATGCACCGGCGCGTCGGTCGCCAGCGGCCTGACGCGGTTGGAGGCGATGGATGCCGTCCTGGTGCGGACGATGCCGCCGGGCTCGCTGGAACAAGTGGTGTTCCGCATGGACGCGCTGGCACGCCTGGAGGCGGCGGGCACGCTCGTGCTCAATCCGCCGAAGGCCGTCGAGGCGGCCGTCGATAAATACCTGACGAGTGCGCGGCTGTTGGCTGCCGGCCTGACGATTCCACGCACGACGGTTTGTCAGACCGCCGACGCCGCGATGGCGGCCTTTGCCGATCTGGGCGGCGACGTGGTGCTGAAGCCGCTGTTTGGCGCCGAAGGCCGGGGCATTACTCGCTTGAACGACGAGGCGCTGGCGCTGCGGGCCTTCAAGATGCTCGAGCAGCTCGGCGCGGTGCTTTATCTGCAAGAGTTCCTGGCCCACGAAGGCGCCGATCTGCGGCTATTGGTGATCGGCCAACGCGTGTTGGGCATGCGGCGACGCAATCCGCTCGATTGGCGCACCAACGTCAGCCGCGGCGCCACGGCCGAGCCGCTGGAAGTGACGCCCGAACTGGCCGAGCTGGCGCATCGGGCGGCCTCCGCCGTCGGCGCACCGTTGGCGGGCGTCGACCTTTTGCCAGGAACCGACGGCCGCCTGTACGCCATCGAAGTCAACGCGGTGCCCGGCTGGAAGGCGCTGGCCCGTGCGCTGAACGTCGACGTGGCGGCCATGATCCTGGACTACCTCGCCACTCGCGTTTGA
- a CDS encoding FAD-dependent oxidoreductase, which produces MAAKPRVVVIGGGFGGLEAIFYLRHKLGERVDLTLVSDRPYFLFKPNTIYIPFGADPERFKIPLDRPARRKEITLVQDRVREIDPQNKTVSGETSRLRYDYLVVATGAAMRPEEIPGLKEHALTLWTPDEMLALRAALQRTVAKARAHERQRILFLVPPNNKCSGPLYELVMMIDTWLREQACRAEVELVWATKEDGYIQAFGPRLNTVVAQEFEERKIEGHKGFVVTGIEPKQALFQNGERLAFDLLVSFPPYIAGNRYPSLPADERGFIPVVPDSRRVKGFEEIFSVGDAADFPIKQAFLALLQGDAAADHLAAEILRTKPQVNFEPMSMCVMEELNKATFAQVPLKYTGDLKNPVDVETGDVEHYKVGVSPVWRLGKKVLGVYLPWRFGHGEPFHAGLAWGAMDLGLKVMARAFAD; this is translated from the coding sequence ATGGCAGCCAAACCAAGAGTCGTTGTGATCGGGGGCGGTTTCGGCGGGCTGGAAGCAATCTTCTACCTGCGACACAAGCTGGGAGAGCGGGTCGATCTGACGCTGGTTTCCGACCGCCCGTATTTTCTGTTCAAGCCGAACACGATTTATATTCCTTTCGGCGCCGATCCCGAGCGATTCAAAATTCCGCTGGACCGCCCTGCCCGACGCAAAGAGATCACGCTGGTGCAGGACCGCGTCCGCGAAATCGACCCCCAGAACAAAACCGTCTCCGGAGAAACGTCGCGACTGCGTTACGATTACCTGGTGGTCGCCACCGGAGCAGCCATGCGGCCCGAGGAAATCCCCGGACTGAAAGAGCACGCGTTGACGCTCTGGACGCCCGACGAAATGCTGGCCCTGCGGGCGGCCTTGCAGCGGACGGTGGCCAAGGCCCGCGCCCACGAGCGGCAGCGAATCCTGTTTCTCGTGCCGCCCAACAACAAGTGCTCGGGGCCGCTCTACGAGCTGGTGATGATGATCGACACATGGCTCCGCGAGCAAGCGTGCCGCGCGGAGGTCGAGTTGGTGTGGGCCACGAAAGAGGACGGCTACATTCAGGCCTTCGGCCCGCGGCTCAATACCGTGGTGGCCCAGGAGTTCGAAGAGCGAAAGATCGAAGGGCACAAAGGATTCGTGGTCACGGGCATCGAACCGAAACAAGCCCTGTTTCAAAACGGCGAGCGGTTGGCCTTCGATCTGCTCGTCAGCTTTCCGCCGTACATCGCCGGCAACCGCTATCCCAGCCTGCCGGCCGACGAGCGGGGTTTTATTCCGGTCGTGCCCGACAGCCGCCGGGTGAAGGGGTTTGAGGAGATTTTTTCGGTCGGCGACGCGGCCGATTTTCCGATCAAGCAGGCGTTTTTGGCGCTGCTGCAAGGCGACGCCGCGGCCGATCACCTGGCGGCGGAGATTCTGCGAACGAAGCCGCAGGTGAATTTTGAGCCGATGAGCATGTGCGTGATGGAAGAGCTGAACAAGGCCACCTTCGCCCAGGTGCCGCTGAAGTACACCGGCGATCTCAAGAATCCGGTGGACGTGGAAACGGGCGACGTCGAGCACTATAAAGTGGGCGTCTCGCCCGTATGGCGATTGGGCAAGAAGGTGCTGGGCGTGTACCTCCCCTGGCGGTTCGGCCACGGCGAGCCGTTCCATGCCGGCCTGGCGTGGGGCGCGATGGACCTGGGCCTGAAAGTGATGGCCCGCGCGTTCGCGGACTGA
- a CDS encoding DUF2892 domain-containing protein, translating into MTIERALRLVAGLVVLVSIALAVLHSSFWLVLTAFVALNLLQSAFSDWCPMVWVLEKLGLPHCIDRRRKTS; encoded by the coding sequence ATGACTATCGAGCGTGCGCTTCGACTTGTGGCCGGGCTGGTCGTGCTGGTCAGCATCGCGCTGGCCGTCCTTCACAGTTCCTTCTGGTTGGTGTTGACGGCCTTTGTCGCCCTGAACCTATTGCAATCGGCCTTCAGCGACTGGTGCCCGATGGTCTGGGTACTGGAGAAACTCGGTTTGCCGCACTGCATTGATCGACGGCGCAAAACTTCGTAG